The Arachis hypogaea cultivar Tifrunner chromosome 16, arahy.Tifrunner.gnm2.J5K5, whole genome shotgun sequence genome contains a region encoding:
- the LOC112757027 gene encoding uncharacterized protein, which yields MTIPCSIAVLRRSPVRVGGQVDQSHAYFHRLFWTFPPCIEAFRHCKSLVSIVGTHLYGKYGGTLLVAIAQDGNSNNLSVAFALVEGENAKSWSFFLSHLCQHITLQPGIPVISDQHNSIKAALEASDGGWLPPAAYHTFCIRHVAAKFALTFKGKDARKLLVNAAYAKTKVEFDYWFDILRSEDPAMCDWANRIVYAIWTQHWDEGRRFGHMTTNISECVNSILKRVRNLLIYSLVKSMYGRLT from the coding sequence ATGACGATTCCGTGTAGTATTGCAGTGTTGAGGAGGAGTCCTGTGCGAGTGGGTGGGCAAGTGGATCAGTCGCATGCCTATTTCCATCGGCTTTTTTGGACATTCCCACCGTGTATTGAGGCCTTCCGACATTGCAAGTCGTTGGTCAGTATTGTCGGCACCCACCTGTACGGCAAATACGGTGGTACGTTGCTCGTTGCGATTGCTCAGGACGGAAACTCCAACAACCTTTCTGTTGCATTTGCACTTGTGGAGGGTGAGAATGCTAAGTCGTGGTCATTTTTTCTATCCCACCTCTGCCAGCACATCACTCTGCAACCAGGTATTCCTGTGATATCGGATCAACACAACAGCATCAAGGCCGCACTGGAGGCTTCCGACGGAGGTTGGCTACCACCCGCTGCCTACCATACATTCTGTATTCGACATGTGGCCGCAAAATTTGCCCTAACTTTTAAGGGCAAGGATGCACGTAAGCTTCTTGTGAACGCGGCTTATGCCAAGACTAAGGTTGAATTTGACTATTGGTTTGATATTCTCCGATCCGAGGACCCTGCCATGTGTGATTGGGCTAACAGGATTGTGTATGCGATATGGACTCAGCATTGGGATGAGGGGAGGAGATTCGGACATATGACGACAAATATCTCTGAGTGTGTGAATTCGATACTGAAGAGAGTGAGAAACCTTCTAATTTATTCACTGGTGAAGTCCATGTACGGGAGGTTGACCTAG
- the LOC112759189 gene encoding cytokinin riboside 5'-monophosphate phosphoribohydrolase LOG3, with amino-acid sequence MERNEIRHSKFKRICVFCGSSPGKKTTYQDAAIQLANELVSRNIDLVYGGGSIGLMGLVSQAVHHGGRHVIGVIPKTLMPRELTGETVGEVKAVADMHQRKAEMAKHSDAFIALPGGYGTLEELLEVITWAQLGIHDKPVGLVNVDGYFNSLLSFIDKAVEEGFISPNARHIIVSAPTAKELVKKLEEYVPCHEGVASKLSWQMEQQLAYPHHQDYDISR; translated from the exons atggaGAGGAATGAGATAAGGCATTCAAAGTTCAAAAGGATTTGTGTGTTCTGCGGAAGTAGCCCCGGCAAGAAAACTACCTACCAAGATGCTGCTATTCAGCTTGCCAACGAATTG GTGTCAAGGAACATTGATCTGGTGTATGGAGGTGGAAGCATTGGGCTAATGGGTTTGGTTTCACAAGCTGTTCATCATGGTGGTAGGCATGTCATTGG AGTTATTCCCAAGACTCTAATGCCTCGAGAG TTAACTGGAGAAACAGTGGGAGAAGTAAAAGCTGTTGCAGATATGCACCAAAGGAAAGCAGAGATGGCAAAGCATTCAGATGCCTTTATTGCCTTACCAG GGGGTTATGGAACACTAGAGGAGCTTCTTGAAGTCATAACCTGGGCACAACTTGGGATTCATGACAAAccg GTGGGGTTAGTGAATGTTGATGGATACTTCAATTCCCTGCTTTCATTCATTGACAAAGCAGTGGAAGAAGGGTTCATTAGCCCAAATGCCCGTCACATAATTGTGTCAGCACCAACAGCAAAAGAGTTGGTCAAGAAATTGGAG GAATACGTTCCATGTCATGAAGGTGTTGCTTCTAAGTTGAGCTGGCAGATGGAACAGCAACTTGCTTACCCTCATCATCAAGATTATGACATCTCAAGGTAG